TTTTCTATTTGGGTCGGTTATTTTTAATTGTGCTTTATTTGTCTTCAGTCCTTTCCAGATTCTCTTAGGTGGGCAGTGTGGATTAAGTTTTGCTTAGTAAAATCTAGAATGCACAGATACTTCATTTGGGGTGTCTTATCCGTGTCCTACTTGCcatatcatgttataatttttcaaaaattactcgTGTCGTTATATCATACCTGTACTTGTGTTGGTGTCCATGCATCCTAGAGTAAAATGAAGGTCATTTGGATTTTTTAGGTGTAATACCATGAATTAAAAGCATTGAACTTTTTGCATTTTCAGTTGAAAGTGTGGTTCTGTGAAGTTGTGTTCTGATTGATAAGGCAAATATCTTCAATCTAAAATTTGTATCAGCTTCCTAGAAATAGAATTTTCTTACTGTTTTCTTGTCCATGTTAATGATTTTTCATAATCCATATTTTATAATCTTTGCCTGATATATAAAATGATaagcttttggtttttttattgatGGCAATGTGCAGGTAAAGGTTGGAATCCAAGGGGCTGAAGAATGTGGTGATTTTGAGGTGTGGTTTAACTACAGACTGTCCAGAGCAGCTCCTGAAACATGTGCTGAGTTCCTTGGAAGTTTCGTTGCCGAcaaaacaaattcacaattcACGAAGGGTGGAAAATGGCTTGTTTGGAAATTTGAGGTGCGGTTTTATAGCACAGATGCATTACCTGACAATTGGGACACACTGAATACTTTAAGTTTGTGATACTGAATGCATGCATGATAAGTATAATTGAGATATCTTCTTTATTTCTGCTtgttggtttatttattttggccTTTGTAGGATTACTTGATCAAATATTTCTTTGTATCACATGCATGCAGATTTGTCTACAGTTCTAAATTCTTCTAAGGATGCACAGCTATCCCCCATACTAATTGTAGGGATATCCATGTGACAGGGAGATCGAGATCTTGCTGATTACATGAGGGATCGCAGCTTCCCTTTGAACTTAGAGTCTGTCATGTTTGGACGTGTCTTGCAAGGAGTGAATTCTGTTGAACGTGATGCATTGATCATCAAGCAGATAATGCGCCAAATTGTTACCTCACTGAAGAAAATCCACAGTACTGGCATTGTACATCGTGATGTAAAGCCTGCCAACTTAGTGGTGACCAAAAAGGGACAGATCAAGCTCATAGATTTTGGGGCAGCCACAGACCTTCGTATTGGCAAGAACTATGTACCCAATCGTAGCCTGCTTGATCCTGATTATTGTCCCCCTGAACTATATGTACTCCCAGAGGAAACACCAAGTCCTCCACCGGAGCCAATTGCTGCATTTCTTTCTCCAATTCTCTGGCAGGTTACATATTTtctgccttttctttttggtgtgtGTAACTGTAGAGgaacatgtcaaattttttattgtattcaagGAGGTATATGGAAATAGAGCTTAcgaaaaattaagagaaaaaagggTAAATGGAAATAGCAAAATAAGCAATGACAACTGGACCTGCTATTGAGTTACATATGTTTTTTTAGTCTAATTCatgggatttatttgtacttaCTGGTAGTCGGTAATTTGATTTGTCAATAGGCCTTATGAACTTGCTTTGACACTGCAGAGCATGTGAATGCCTGGATTTCCTTCTGCCAAACATGTTACAGTAATATTTTCCTTGAATTGCTAAGTGGTGTTTGCAAATATTGTTGCAGCTGAACAGTCCTGATCTGTTTGATATGTATTCTGCTGGAATTGTACTCTTGCAAATGTCAATACCTGCCTTAAGGTCTACATCGGGCTTAAAGAATTTCAAtgtagaaataaaaacaaatggaTATGACTTGAATAAATGGAGGGACTACACGCGGTTGAGGGCTGACTTTACAATTCTTGATCTTGACTTGGGTAGAGGGTGGGATCTGGCCACAAAGCTTATATCAGAGAGAGGTTTTCTCAGAAGAGGGCGTATGTCTGCTGCTGCTGCTCTAAGGCATCCTTATTTTTTGTTGGGTGGTGACCAGGCAGCTGCTGTTCTTTCAAAATTAAGCTTTACAAGGAAGTGAGCTACTTGGAGATGTGAGTAAAATTTCCCTCATATTCTTTCATCTTCTGCAATTTCTggttgaatattttaaaatatgataggACAATGCATGAACTCCCCTTATTTGATTGCAAGAAAAACTTTGGGGACCTCCCAAAACCTATGACTTTTAGGAGTAAGGACTACTACTTGAGTTGAATATTTGCCATATAGGCCACTTGCGCACTCAAAAAATTGTGCAAACCTGTGTACAACACTCATTTGCAAGTGCAGAATCCTAAGTgttattcatagttttaaaagAGACTTATCAAATGTAGTTGTATCTGTATAGTTGTGCGCCTGTGTCTAGATTTCTGGGAGTCTTTGCGTCTGATACCTTTGTCTCAAAACA
This genomic stretch from Castanea sativa cultivar Marrone di Chiusa Pesio chromosome 9, ASM4071231v1 harbors:
- the LOC142609581 gene encoding serine/threonine-protein kinase STN8, chloroplastic yields the protein MASLLCPTPCTLKNNSRTASACFSPLKLASRTNLSIFTNRFKRNTTRCNAFFGNVQEILVENNLHLDQFPVFQYGFLQYQRATEELSEMQKWGFLVFAGVTWVYLTARPGVLVGAIDAYLLAPLQLGLDSLSGKRNLKTSDFVIGKKLGEGSFGIVYSGAVVPKNVAAERKVQKRGRKNDLELDESVKEKVILKKVKVGIQGAEECGDFEVWFNYRLSRAAPETCAEFLGSFVADKTNSQFTKGGKWLVWKFEGDRDLADYMRDRSFPLNLESVMFGRVLQGVNSVERDALIIKQIMRQIVTSLKKIHSTGIVHRDVKPANLVVTKKGQIKLIDFGAATDLRIGKNYVPNRSLLDPDYCPPELYVLPEETPSPPPEPIAAFLSPILWQLNSPDLFDMYSAGIVLLQMSIPALRSTSGLKNFNVEIKTNGYDLNKWRDYTRLRADFTILDLDLGRGWDLATKLISERGFLRRGRMSAAAALRHPYFLLGGDQAAAVLSKLSFTRK